A part of Thermus islandicus DSM 21543 genomic DNA contains:
- a CDS encoding Glu/Leu/Phe/Val family dehydrogenase, with translation MKSEPLSYLGKDGGPWEIFTEQVDRVIPYLGRLAPLAESLKRPKRILIVDVPIHLDDGTVAHFEGYRVHHNTALGPAKGGVRFHPEVTLSEVMALAAWMTIKNAAVGLPYGGGKGGVRVDPRRLSVRELERLTRRYTSEVGLLLGPDRDIPAPDVNTGEREMAWMMDTYSMNVGRTVPGVVTGKPLALGGSLGRRDATGRGVFVTAAAAAEKIGLPIEGSRVALQGFGNVGSAAARAFHDHGARIVAVQDHTGTIYSEAGIDPYDLQRYVAEMGGVRGYPKAEPLPAPEFWAVPAEFLIPAALEKQITEHNAWRIRARIIAEGANGPTTPAADDILQEKGVLVIPDVIANAGGVTVSYFEWVQDFNAYFWTEEEIHARLERVLRNAFERVWQVAAERRISLRTAAYVVAATRVLEARALRGLYP, from the coding sequence ATGAAGAGCGAGCCCCTTTCCTACCTGGGCAAGGACGGCGGCCCTTGGGAGATCTTCACCGAGCAGGTGGACCGGGTCATCCCCTACCTCGGGCGGCTTGCCCCGCTGGCCGAGAGCCTGAAGCGGCCCAAACGCATCCTTATCGTGGACGTGCCCATCCACCTGGACGACGGCACCGTGGCCCACTTTGAGGGGTACCGGGTGCACCACAACACGGCCTTGGGCCCGGCCAAGGGCGGGGTGCGCTTCCACCCCGAGGTAACGCTTTCCGAGGTCATGGCCCTGGCGGCCTGGATGACCATCAAGAACGCCGCCGTGGGCCTCCCCTACGGCGGGGGTAAAGGCGGGGTGCGGGTGGATCCCAGGAGGCTCTCTGTACGCGAACTGGAGCGGCTGACCCGCCGGTACACCTCGGAGGTGGGCCTCCTCCTGGGGCCCGACCGGGACATCCCCGCCCCGGACGTGAATACCGGGGAGAGGGAGATGGCCTGGATGATGGACACCTACTCCATGAACGTGGGCCGCACCGTGCCCGGGGTGGTCACGGGCAAGCCCCTTGCCCTTGGGGGTTCCCTGGGGCGCAGGGACGCCACGGGCAGAGGGGTTTTCGTCACGGCCGCGGCGGCTGCGGAGAAGATCGGGCTTCCCATAGAGGGTAGCCGCGTGGCCCTGCAGGGCTTCGGCAACGTGGGGAGCGCCGCCGCCCGCGCCTTCCATGACCATGGCGCCCGCATCGTGGCCGTGCAGGACCATACGGGCACCATCTACAGCGAGGCGGGCATAGACCCCTACGATCTCCAGCGCTATGTGGCGGAGATGGGAGGGGTGCGGGGTTACCCCAAGGCCGAGCCCTTGCCCGCCCCCGAGTTCTGGGCCGTGCCCGCAGAGTTCCTGATCCCTGCGGCTTTGGAAAAGCAGATCACCGAGCACAACGCCTGGCGCATCCGGGCCAGGATCATCGCCGAGGGGGCCAACGGCCCCACTACCCCGGCCGCAGACGACATCTTGCAGGAAAAAGGCGTCCTGGTGATTCCGGATGTGATCGCCAACGCCGGGGGCGTTACCGTGAGCTATTTTGAGTGGGTGCAGGACTTCAACGCCTACTTCTGGACCGAGGAGGAGATCCACGCCCGCCTGGAGCGGGTGCTCCGGAACGCCTTTGAGCGGGTGTGGCAGGTGGCCGCGGAGAGGAGGATTTCCTTGCGTACCGCCGCCTACGTGGTGGCGGCCACCCGGGTCCTCGAGGCCCGGGCCCTCCGGGGGCTTTACCCGTAG
- a CDS encoding GNAT family N-acetyltransferase — MDWPRFGRVVLKPFSAGLSEEEWKGLYETFRDPEIAEWNGSSPLRTPFWLFKRFVLAETRRKDRLSFVILDEKGDYLGTVELYDLTPEEATLGILIGRKERWGHGYGTEAVRALLAYAFGPLGLRRVRLRTFAHNLRARRAFEKAGFRQVGLGPGPRGKEDVYMEVRREDFGSEA, encoded by the coding sequence GTGGACTGGCCCCGCTTCGGCCGCGTGGTCCTTAAGCCCTTTTCTGCGGGGCTTTCCGAGGAGGAGTGGAAGGGGCTCTACGAGACCTTCCGCGACCCGGAGATCGCGGAGTGGAACGGCTCAAGCCCCCTGCGTACCCCCTTTTGGCTCTTTAAGCGTTTCGTCCTGGCGGAGACCCGGCGCAAGGACCGCCTCTCCTTCGTCATCCTGGACGAGAAGGGCGACTATTTGGGCACCGTGGAGCTCTACGACCTCACCCCCGAGGAGGCCACCTTGGGCATCCTGATCGGCAGGAAGGAGCGCTGGGGCCATGGCTACGGCACCGAGGCGGTGCGGGCCCTCCTGGCCTACGCCTTCGGCCCCTTGGGCCTCAGGCGGGTGAGGCTCCGCACCTTCGCCCACAACCTGAGGGCCAGGCGGGCCTTTGAGAAGGCAGGGTTCCGCCAGGTGGGCCTCGGCCCCGGCCCCAGGGGCAAGGAGGATGTGTACATGGAGGTGCGCCGTGAGGATTTTGGCTCCGAGGCTTAG